ATGATTTCCTACTCAAGGTGCCAGTGACGGTAACTGTCTTGATGGAGTGTGGTCCGGGTGCGCAAGCCTGGGCCAGGTTGCTGCAGGCCAAGGGTAATCCGGTTCGCATTCTGCCTGCGCAACGCGTGGCCGAGCACCGCAGTGGCGCCAAGAACGACCGTAACGACGCTCATGCCATTTTGCGCGCTGGTCGCGACAGCAGCATCGCCTCGATACCGGTCAAGAGCACCACAGCACTGACTATTCAGGCGCTGCACCGTATCCGGCGCGGCAACATCAAGCGACATACAGCGCTGGGTAATCAGATGCGTGGCTTGCTGCTTGAGCATGGTGTATCCATGCCCCAAGGTGATACCGCGATCAGTACACATGTACCGCGAGCTCTTGAGGATGCCTCCTTGCCCCTGCCTGATTTGTTGCGCGAGTTGCTCGATGAACTGCTAGCTGACTGGCTCTTTCTGAGTGAGCGCATTGCGACGCTAAGTGCGCGGCTCGAAGCGACAGCCCAAGAGGATAAGGTCGCACAACGGTTGATCACCATTCGTGGTGTCGGCCCCATCATCGCCACGGCGATCGTGGCGAAAGAGACAGAACCTGCACGCTTCGCCAGTGGCCGGATGTTTTCTGCTTTCTTCGGTGTCGTGCCCGACCAGCACAGCAGCGGAAACAAAATCAGGCTGGGCAGAATGAGCAAGCGAGGTGACGGCTACATACGCAGCTTGATGATTCAAGGCGCGCATGCTGTCTTGAGTCAGCTAAAGCCTGATTCCGATCAGCCAGATGATCGCCGCCTCTTGCGCTGGCTATCCCGCCTTGGGCGCAAGGAGGCGGCGATCAGACTGGCTAATCGAAATCTGCGCATTATTTGGTCACTGCTGCAAAGTGATCAGGTTTATCAACGCAAACCGAAAGGTCATGAGGAGGCTGCCATGAGCAGCTGATCAACCGAGCAATGCCACCGGGGCGCTGCGCGCCCCAACCCCTGCTAGTGAACATTGCCCCTTGGTAAGACCGTCGCAGAGAAATGCCTCCGCTCCTACAGGCCCGGCAACATTATGGCCTCAATGTAAACGGCAAACTGCGAGCTCACCACGATGTTGGCCAGAAGCGAAAAGCTTCCTCGAATAGGCCTGATACATAGATGCAACCGGGTTCCTATGTTCAAAAAGCAGCTAGACAGTGTGGGCGAGTCCATACATAGGAGCGGCTTCAGCCGCGATGCAGGCAACACCGATTCAGAACGGCGCAGGGCACTCGAACTTCAACCGCTCCCCGGAAACCGGGTGGGTAAAGCTCAGCATCGACGCATGCAGGCACAAGCGCTCATGGGCCGCCAGCGCTTGCGGGTTGGCATACAAACGGTCACCCAGCAGCGGGTGGCCGATCGACAGCATGTGCACGCGCAACTGGTGCGAACGGCCGGTGATCGGCGTCAGCTCAACCCGGCAGTAATCGCCACAACGCTCGACGATGCGCCAGAAGGTCAGCGCGTGCTTGCCCTGTTCGTGGTCCACCACATGCCGAGGCTTGGTGGGCGGGTCGTAGCGCAGGGGCAGGTCGATGCTGCCGCTGTCCAGCGCGGGTTGGCCCCAGCACAGCGCGGTGTAGGCTTTTTCGGTTTCGCGGTCGTGGAACTGGCGCGACAGCTCGCGGTGGCTGTCGGCATCGCGGGCCAGCAGGATGATGCCGGAGGTTTCCCAGTCCAGGCGGTGCACGATCAGTGCATCCGGGTAGCCGTTTTCCTGCAGGCGGGTGATCAGACAGTCCTTGTTGTCCTCGGCGCGGCCGGGGACCGACAGCAGCAGGGTCGGCTTGTTGATCACCAGGATGGCGGCGTCTTCGTGGAGGATCTGGATGTTTGACAGCGGCATTGCGGGGTCTCTATTGAGAAAGTTGGGGCCGCTTTGCGGCCCAATCGCGACACAAGGCCGCTCCCACATGGAGTATGCATTCCCCCTGTGGGAGCGGCCTTGTGTCGCGATTGGGCTGCAACGCAGCCCCAACGATCAAAACCGAATCAACGATCCGGCAAAGTAATGTTCAGCTCCAGAATCGAGCAGCTGCCCTGGTTTTCCAGCTCGATGTGCACATCATCGTTGCCGATGTTCACATACTTGCGGATCACTTCGAGCAGTTCTTTCTGCAGCGCCGGGAGGTAGTCCGGCTCGCTGCGCTGGCCGCGCTCATGCGCCACGATGATCTGTAGACGCTCTTTCGCTACCGACGCGCTGGTCTGTTTCTGTCTGCCACGAAAGAAGTCAAAAAGGTTCATGGTTTATTTACTCCCGAAAATGCGCTCGAAGAATCCCTTCTTCTGTACGTCGATGAAGCGCATCGGCTTCTCTTTGCCCAACAGGCGATCGACGGTGTCGCTGTACGCCTGGCCGGCATCGCTCTGGTCGTCGAGGATGACCGGGATACCCTGGTTGGAGGCCTTGAGCACGGCCTGGGACTCAGGGATCACACCACGCAGTTTGATCGCCAGGATCTCTTCGACGTCGGCAATGCTGAGCATTTCGCCGCGCTCGACGCGCTCCGGGTTGTAGCGGGTGATCAGCAGGTGTTCCTTGATCGGCTCTTCGCCGGCTTCCGAGCGGCGCGACTTGCTCGACAGGATGCCCAGCATGCGGTCGGAGTCACGTACCGAGGACACTTCCGGGTTGGTCACGACGATGGCTTCGTCGGCGAAGTACATCGCCAGGTGCGCGCCCTTCTCGATACCGGCCGGGGAGTCGCAGATGACGAATTCGAACTCGTTTTTGAGCTCCATCAGCACCTTTTCGACGCCTTCCTGGGTCAGCGCGTCCTTGTCACGCGTCTGGCTGGCGGCCAGCACGTACAGGTTTTCGAGGCGCTTGTCCTTGATCAGGGCCTGCTGCAGGTTGGCTTCGCCGTTTACCACGTTGACGAAGTCGTACACCACGCGGCGTTCGCAGCCCATGATCAGGTCGAGGTTACGCAGGCCCACGTCGAAGTCGACGATGACAGTCTTGTGGCCACGCAGTGCGAGGCCGGTACCGATGGCGGCGCTGGTGGTGGTCTTGCCCACACCCCCCTTGCCGGAAGTAACCACGAGAATCTTGGCCAAGGTGTTTCACCCCTAAATAAGTCGGGACAGGCGTCCCAGCAAAATGCAAAAAATGGCAACAGATGAAAAAGTTGCTCTAAAAATGACGGCAAGTATCCGTTAAAGGCGGGTGATGTTCAACACATCACCGGACAGGCTGACTTGCACGCCGGCGCCCCACAGCGGGTCGCGGCGCAGGTCTTCGCACACCCGGTACTGGCCGGCGATCGAGACCATTTCGGCGGTCATCTGCTGGCAGAAGATACGGGCCCGGGTGTTGCCTTTGATGCCGGCCAGCGCCCGGCCGCGCATGGCGCCGTACACATGGATGTTGCCATCGGCCAGAAGTTCCGCGCCCGGGCTGACCGAAGCGGTGACGATCAGGTCGCCGCCCTGGGCGTAAATCTGCTGCCCACCGCGTACCGGTGAGGTGATGATGCGGGTCGGGCGCACTTCCGGCTCGGGCGCGGGCGCGGGCGCAGGCGCAGGGGCTGGCTCGGGCTTTTTCACCTCGGGCTCGGGCTCCAGCGGCCTTTCGCGGGCACCGGATGGCGGCAGCACCGGCAGATCGATGGCGATGGCGGCGGCAATGTCCTCGATGCGGTTGGCGCGGATGGCCAGCGTGCGCAGGCCGTGGTGGCGGCAGATGCGCATCAGCCCCGGCAAGTCGATGGCCCCTTCGCCGGCCGGCAGCTTGTCCAGGGCCAGCACCAGCGGCGTGTTGCTGAAGAAATTGGGGGCCTGAGCCACTTTCGCCGCCAATTGGCGGTCGAGGGCTTCCAGGTCGTTGCGGCCCAGTTCCAGCACGGTGATGGCGAGCATGCTGCCCTTGAGCTGGAACACGGAGGCGGAGTCGGGTGTTGGGTTTGTGCTCATGGTCTGCATAGACGGCTTGTTGCGAAAAAAGTGCCCTGACTTATAACGATAAGACCGGTTGGCCGCAACCGGCACCGAACCGATGTAGAATGCACGGCCTTTGTCTTACCGGAAGCTTCAATGGAACGCCCGCGTTTTCGACCCTACTTTTTCCACCCCAGGTTTTGGGGCCTGTGGCTGGGCCTGGGCCTGCTGTGGCTGGTGGTGCAGTTGCCCTACCGCGCCCTGCTGTGGCTCGGCGCTGCCCTGGGCGCGTTGATGTACCGCGTGGCCGGCGAGCGCAGGCGTATTGCCGCGCGCAACCTGGAGCTGTGCTTCCCGGAGCTGTCGGCTGACGAACGGCGCCGTTTGCTCAAGGCCAACTTCGCCTCCACCGGCATTGCGTTCTTCGAAATGGCCATGAGCTGGTGGTGGCCCAAGGCCAGGCTGGCGCGCCTGGCGCACATCGAAGGCATCGAGCACCTGCAGGCTGCGCAGCAGGCCGGGCAGGGGGCCATCCTCATGGCCGTGCACTTCACCACCCTGGAAATCGGCGCCGCCTTGCTGGGCCAGGCCCACACCATCGACGGCATGTACCGCGAGCACGGCAACCCGCTGTTCGACTTCATCCAGCGCAGTGGCCGCGAGCGGCACAACCTCGATTCGCTGGCGGTGGAGCGTGAGGACGTACGCGGCATGCTCAAGCTGCTGCGTTCGGGCCGGGCAATCTGGTATGCGCCGGATCAGGACTATGGCGCCAAGCAAAGCCTGTTTGTGCCGCTGTTCGGCATCCCGGCGGCCACTGTCACTGCCACCACCAAGTTTGCCCGGCTGGGCAAGGCACAGGTGATTCCGTTCACCCAGAAGCGCCTTGAAGACGGCAGCGGCTATCGTTTGGTGATTCATCCGCCGCTGGAAGATTTCCCGGGGGAAAGCGAAGAGGCGGATTGCCTGCGCATCAACCGGTGGATCGAAGGGGTGTTGCGCGAGTGCCCGGAGCAGTATCTGTGGGCGCACCGGCGGTTCAAGTCGCGCCCTGATGGGGCGCCGCGGCTGTATGAGAAAAAGAAGCGGTAATAACAGCTAACCAGGGAAGACCCGATGACCCCAACCACCGGCCTGATCCTTTCCGGTGGCGGCGCCCGCGCCGCCTATCAGGTCGGTGTGCTGGCTGGCGTCGCCGAACTGTTGCCACCCGGTGCCCACAACCCGTTCCCGGTCATCGTCGGCACTTCGGCCGGGGCCATCAATGCTGTGACCCTGGCCAGCGGTGCCACCCGCTTTGGGGAAGCCGTAAAGAGCCTGACTGCCTTTTGGCAAAACCTGAGCAGCCACCTGGTGCTGCGCAGCGACTGGCCCGGGGTTATCCGCCAAGCCAGCCGCTTCGTCGGCCACAGCCTGCTGGGCCTTGGCGGGCAAGCCCCGGTGGCCCTGCTCGACAGCAGCCCGCTGCGCACATTGCTGGCATCGCACCTGCACCTGGACGGCATCGGCCATGCCCTTGCAGCCGAGCAATTGCGCGCTGTTGCAGTCACCGCGTTCGGCTACGAGTCCGGCCAGGCAGTGACCTTTTATCAGGGCCGCGGCACCATCGATGCCTGGCTGCGTCACCGACGCATCGGCGTGCCGACGCCGCTGACCATCGACCACTTGCTGGCCAGCGCGGCCATCCCGCTGTTGTTCGCCCCGGTACGGCTGGGTGACGAGTACTACGGCGATGGTGCCGTGCGCCAGTCGGCACCGATCAGCCCAGCGTTACACCTGGGGGCCAGCCGGGTGCTGGTGGTTGGGGTGAGTGGCAACCCGCAGCGGCCGGCGGCGCCGGTGGCGGCCCCACGGGTGTTCAGCGGCCAGCAGCCAAGCCTGGCGCAGATTGGTGGGCATATGCTCAACAGCACGTTCATTGACAGCCTTGAAGATGACATCGAGCTGTTGCAGCGGCTCAACCACCTCAGCCACCTGCTGCCCGCGCACCTGGATGCCCGGCGCTTGGGCCTGGCACCAATCGATGTGCTGGTGGTGGCGCCCAGCCAGCCGCTGGACGAGATCGCCGCGCGGCACCGGCGCGAGTTGCCGGCGGCGCTGCGCCTGTTTTTGCGCGGGCCAGGGGCGACGCGAACCAGCGGGGCGGGGGTGTTGAGTTATTTGCTGTTCGAGGCGAGCTATTGCAGTGAACTGATCGAGTTGGGGCGGCGGGATGCGCTGGCCAAAAAACGCGAGCTCAGCCAGTTTCTGGGGATTTGATGTTGCCTGCGCGGGCCTCTTCGCGGGTAAACCCGCTCCCACAGAGACCGAACCGGTCTCGAGGCTGTCTAGTCCCTGTGGGAGCGGGTTTACCCGCGAAGAGGCCGGCCCTGCTTACTCGGCTATCTGCAATTTGCGCGCCTGTGTATACACATACCGCACCTTCTCGTACTCGAACGGCGAGTTCATCTGCCCATACCGGAATTTGGTGGTATAGCGCTTGTCCACCACCTGCAATGCCAGGATTTCCGGGTGGTCGGTGGTGGTTTCAGGCATGTTGAGGAAGTTCACCGCCTGCTCGCCGGCATAGTCCACCACCAGCCCGGTGGTATCACGCAGGTTCGACGGCCCGAACAACGGCAGCATCAGGTATGGCCCTTCCGGCACACCATAAAAGCCCAAAGTCTGGCCAAAATCTTCACTCTGGCGCGGCAGGCCCATCTTGGTGGCCGGGTCCCATAACCCGCCCACCCCAATGATGGTGTTGAACAGCAGGCGCGCGGTGATTTGCCCCGAGCGTTTGGCTTTCAACTGCAGCACGCTGTTGAGCAGGTTGGGCACGTCACCCAGGTTGTTGAAGAAGTTGCTCACACCGGTACGCACGAAGCTCGGCGTGACGTATTGGTAGCCATCGACCAGCGGCAGCAGCACCCATTGGTCCAACCGGTAGTTGAAGTGGTAGATGCGTCGGTTCATCGACTCCAGCGGGTCGTAGATGTTCAGCGCGGTCAGGGTGGAACGCTCAAACTCGCGCTGGTCCAGCCCGGGGTTGAATTTCAGTTCGCGCAGCGGGTCGATGAAGCCGTCGGCCTCTGGTTGCAGGGGCGCCGCGGTAACCTGCGGGTCGGCCTCGACCACGCTGGCCCGGGGAGCGGTCTCTTCGGCCAGGGCATTGCCAGCGGCGAGCAGGGCGGTGACGAGCAGCAATTTGTTAACCACGGAAGAACTCCAGCATGGCGTCGCTGTTGACGCGGTAATTGAGGTTGCCGCAATGGCCGCCATGGGGGTAAAGGGTCAGGCGATCGCCGAACACCCGGCGCAGGAACCCGATGTCGCCAGGGCCCAGAATCACATCATCAGCGTTGTGCATTACCGCCACTTTCGGGCTGTTGTGCAGGTAGTCTTCCAGGGCATACAGGCTGGTCTGGTTGATCAGTTGCAGGATGCTGCCACCGTCGGTGCGGGCGCGCCACATGGGGATCACCTGCTCGGTCAGGTAACAGTCGAAGTCACACTGCAGCGCCCGCTTGAAGAACGGCGTGAGGCTGCTGCCCTCGGTAATCGGGAACTTCGGCGGGATGATCAGGCCGCGGCGGTTGATCAGGTCGGAGGTGAAGGCGATATCGGCCGCCGAGAAGCGGAACGAGGTGCCGATCAGCATGGCCATCTGCTCGTTGGACAAGTGCTGGCGCGATTGCTGGAAGTCGTACAGCAGGGCGTCATTCAGGTCGATGTAGCCTTTGTCCTGGAAGTAACGGGTGAGCTTTTCCAGCATCAGTTCGTAAAAGGTGGTGCTGCGGTCGATGCCCTTGACCTGGGTTTGCACCAGTTTGTCGAGGTTGGTGATCGAGGTGTACAGGTTGACCGGCGGGTTCAGCAGCAGCACGCGCTTGAAGTTGAAGCTGCGGCGGGTTTCATCCAGGTGGCTGACGAATGCCGCATCCAGCGCACCCAGGCTGTAGCCGGTGAGGTAGAAGTCGCTGACCGGCAGGCGCGGGTGCTGGGCACGCACGGCCTGCATCACGCGGTACATGTCTTCGGCGTCTTCCTTGCTCACCCCGGGGGTGGCGAAGCGCGAGGCGGCGCTCATGAAGTCCCAGCTGGTGGGCGACGACAGTTGCACCACGTGGTAGCCGCCCTTGTAGAAGAGCTTTTTGAGGTATTCGTTGATGCTGCTCGAATACGGCGCCCCGGTGCCGGCGATGATGAAGATCAGTGGCGCCTCGTGGTCCTGACGGGCCAGGCGGTATTTGAGCTTTTTGACTGACCAGAAGTTGTCGGGCAGCGTGAACTCGCGCTCCGGGCGCAGGCTGAGGCTGTAATCGGCCTGGTCGATCTCGTCGTCGCTGGGCAACGCCGGGCGCTGTTCGGGCGGCGTGGTGGCGATGGTCGCCTCGAACGGGTTGGTCAAGGGGAAGCCGTAGCTGGCGGCGTCGATGTCCCGCGCCGAAGCGGTTGCAGCCATCAGCAGGCCGCCAAGAAGGGCGACAAGGCGCCAGGATCGAAGCATGTATTCCCCCGGAAAAGTACTCGAGCAAAGTCAGGCTATGACCACGGTGGTATCGGCAAAGTTGCCAAGTGCCGTGGTCTTTGGTGTGCTTGTTATCAGCAAGGTAGCTGTCTGGCAGTGATTTTGCCTTACATCGGGCCTGGGCAATCATGCACTGTTTCGATTACCGGTATTGGAGATTGGGATGTCTCGTTGGCTGTTGCTGTTTCTGGCGCTGTGGCTCGCGGCCAGCTATGGCGTGCGCTATGGGTTGATGGAGGATGGCCGCTGGGTCGGGCTTTGCGCCGTGCCCGGGGAATATTGGCAGTGCCAGGTGCGGGCGTGGCTGGGGTTGGGTATTCACTACCAAGTGCTGGCCTGGGCCGGGTTGGGGGCAGCCTTGCTGGCCCAAGTGGTCAAAGGGCCTGCCGGGTGGTGGCTGGCGCTGGTGGCCTTGGCGTTCGGGGTGCCGGCGTTGGTGCTGTACACCGCCAGCATCGCGGTGTTCGCGGTGGTGTTGGCCGGGTTGCGGCTGGTACGCGCTTGAGGCCCTCAGGCCTTGCGCCGACTTCGCCATAACGCAACCGTCATCATCATGCTTACCACCGCCCAGCCCCAGGCCTGCTGGCTTTGCAGCCCTTCGCGATACAACTGCGGCAGCACGCCGGCCCCGATGATACAGGCCAGCAGCGTTACCTCCGCCCGGCTGGCCACCAC
The genomic region above belongs to Pseudomonas sp. PSKL.D1 and contains:
- a CDS encoding IS110 family transposase, translating into MELCTTICVDLAKQVFQLAGEDATGRVIYEDRIKSRQAFHDFLLKVPVTVTVLMECGPGAQAWARLLQAKGNPVRILPAQRVAEHRSGAKNDRNDAHAILRAGRDSSIASIPVKSTTALTIQALHRIRRGNIKRHTALGNQMRGLLLEHGVSMPQGDTAISTHVPRALEDASLPLPDLLRELLDELLADWLFLSERIATLSARLEATAQEDKVAQRLITIRGVGPIIATAIVAKETEPARFASGRMFSAFFGVVPDQHSSGNKIRLGRMSKRGDGYIRSLMIQGAHAVLSQLKPDSDQPDDRRLLRWLSRLGRKEAAIRLANRNLRIIWSLLQSDQVYQRKPKGHEEAAMSS
- a CDS encoding RluA family pseudouridine synthase yields the protein MPLSNIQILHEDAAILVINKPTLLLSVPGRAEDNKDCLITRLQENGYPDALIVHRLDWETSGIILLARDADSHRELSRQFHDRETEKAYTALCWGQPALDSGSIDLPLRYDPPTKPRHVVDHEQGKHALTFWRIVERCGDYCRVELTPITGRSHQLRVHMLSIGHPLLGDRLYANPQALAAHERLCLHASMLSFTHPVSGERLKFECPAPF
- the minE gene encoding cell division topological specificity factor MinE, whose amino-acid sequence is MNLFDFFRGRQKQTSASVAKERLQIIVAHERGQRSEPDYLPALQKELLEVIRKYVNIGNDDVHIELENQGSCSILELNITLPDR
- the minD gene encoding septum site-determining protein MinD translates to MAKILVVTSGKGGVGKTTTSAAIGTGLALRGHKTVIVDFDVGLRNLDLIMGCERRVVYDFVNVVNGEANLQQALIKDKRLENLYVLAASQTRDKDALTQEGVEKVLMELKNEFEFVICDSPAGIEKGAHLAMYFADEAIVVTNPEVSSVRDSDRMLGILSSKSRRSEAGEEPIKEHLLITRYNPERVERGEMLSIADVEEILAIKLRGVIPESQAVLKASNQGIPVILDDQSDAGQAYSDTVDRLLGKEKPMRFIDVQKKGFFERIFGSK
- the minC gene encoding septum site-determining protein MinC, coding for MQTMSTNPTPDSASVFQLKGSMLAITVLELGRNDLEALDRQLAAKVAQAPNFFSNTPLVLALDKLPAGEGAIDLPGLMRICRHHGLRTLAIRANRIEDIAAAIAIDLPVLPPSGARERPLEPEPEVKKPEPAPAPAPAPAPEPEVRPTRIITSPVRGGQQIYAQGGDLIVTASVSPGAELLADGNIHVYGAMRGRALAGIKGNTRARIFCQQMTAEMVSIAGQYRVCEDLRRDPLWGAGVQVSLSGDVLNITRL
- a CDS encoding lipid A biosynthesis lauroyl acyltransferase, translating into MERPRFRPYFFHPRFWGLWLGLGLLWLVVQLPYRALLWLGAALGALMYRVAGERRRIAARNLELCFPELSADERRRLLKANFASTGIAFFEMAMSWWWPKARLARLAHIEGIEHLQAAQQAGQGAILMAVHFTTLEIGAALLGQAHTIDGMYREHGNPLFDFIQRSGRERHNLDSLAVEREDVRGMLKLLRSGRAIWYAPDQDYGAKQSLFVPLFGIPAATVTATTKFARLGKAQVIPFTQKRLEDGSGYRLVIHPPLEDFPGESEEADCLRINRWIEGVLRECPEQYLWAHRRFKSRPDGAPRLYEKKKR
- a CDS encoding patatin-like phospholipase family protein, with the protein product MTPTTGLILSGGGARAAYQVGVLAGVAELLPPGAHNPFPVIVGTSAGAINAVTLASGATRFGEAVKSLTAFWQNLSSHLVLRSDWPGVIRQASRFVGHSLLGLGGQAPVALLDSSPLRTLLASHLHLDGIGHALAAEQLRAVAVTAFGYESGQAVTFYQGRGTIDAWLRHRRIGVPTPLTIDHLLASAAIPLLFAPVRLGDEYYGDGAVRQSAPISPALHLGASRVLVVGVSGNPQRPAAPVAAPRVFSGQQPSLAQIGGHMLNSTFIDSLEDDIELLQRLNHLSHLLPAHLDARRLGLAPIDVLVVAPSQPLDEIAARHRRELPAALRLFLRGPGATRTSGAGVLSYLLFEASYCSELIELGRRDALAKKRELSQFLGI
- a CDS encoding MlaA family lipoprotein: MVNKLLLVTALLAAGNALAEETAPRASVVEADPQVTAAPLQPEADGFIDPLRELKFNPGLDQREFERSTLTALNIYDPLESMNRRIYHFNYRLDQWVLLPLVDGYQYVTPSFVRTGVSNFFNNLGDVPNLLNSVLQLKAKRSGQITARLLFNTIIGVGGLWDPATKMGLPRQSEDFGQTLGFYGVPEGPYLMLPLFGPSNLRDTTGLVVDYAGEQAVNFLNMPETTTDHPEILALQVVDKRYTTKFRYGQMNSPFEYEKVRYVYTQARKLQIAE
- a CDS encoding serine/threonine protein kinase, which translates into the protein MLRSWRLVALLGGLLMAATASARDIDAASYGFPLTNPFEATIATTPPEQRPALPSDDEIDQADYSLSLRPEREFTLPDNFWSVKKLKYRLARQDHEAPLIFIIAGTGAPYSSSINEYLKKLFYKGGYHVVQLSSPTSWDFMSAASRFATPGVSKEDAEDMYRVMQAVRAQHPRLPVSDFYLTGYSLGALDAAFVSHLDETRRSFNFKRVLLLNPPVNLYTSITNLDKLVQTQVKGIDRSTTFYELMLEKLTRYFQDKGYIDLNDALLYDFQQSRQHLSNEQMAMLIGTSFRFSAADIAFTSDLINRRGLIIPPKFPITEGSSLTPFFKRALQCDFDCYLTEQVIPMWRARTDGGSILQLINQTSLYALEDYLHNSPKVAVMHNADDVILGPGDIGFLRRVFGDRLTLYPHGGHCGNLNYRVNSDAMLEFFRG